A genomic stretch from Bordetella sp. N includes:
- a CDS encoding LysR family transcriptional regulator, with translation MNPSLRDLSYFLAVVAHGHLGRAASACAVTQPALSKSLKRLEEDTGLALFDRGARAVRPTAAGLAFAEHARKVVDQYEDAIRHAQALSSGEGGLLRVGATAAAMDTAVLPALEILLPESPGLRVVSTMGVADELHDLLEQGALDAVVAPMERVVPAALRQQAVGRDDLRIVVRRGHPLLKHEAVTLEVLAGQRWILPKRTSLLRQQLDAAYANAWLEPPVPVLEVDFVSAGALKLVAKGDSLTVVPATLLEDATGVVALPTAAKLPLRREVALVTRRSAVWSPQMKALRASLQRANTDATTNQKDA, from the coding sequence ATGAACCCGTCCCTGCGCGATCTCTCGTATTTCCTCGCCGTGGTGGCCCATGGCCATCTGGGCCGGGCTGCGTCGGCCTGCGCGGTGACCCAGCCGGCCTTGTCCAAGTCGCTCAAGCGGCTGGAGGAAGACACCGGCCTGGCCCTGTTCGACCGCGGCGCGCGCGCCGTGCGGCCGACCGCCGCCGGGCTGGCGTTCGCCGAGCATGCGCGCAAGGTGGTCGACCAATACGAAGACGCCATCCGTCATGCCCAGGCTTTGTCGTCGGGTGAAGGCGGTCTGCTCCGGGTGGGCGCCACGGCGGCGGCCATGGACACCGCCGTGCTGCCCGCGCTGGAAATCCTGCTGCCCGAGTCGCCCGGCCTGCGCGTGGTGTCAACCATGGGCGTCGCTGACGAACTGCATGATCTGCTTGAGCAAGGCGCGCTGGACGCCGTCGTCGCACCGATGGAGCGCGTCGTGCCCGCCGCCCTGCGCCAGCAGGCGGTCGGCCGCGACGATCTGCGCATCGTCGTCCGCCGCGGCCATCCCCTGTTGAAGCACGAAGCGGTCACCCTGGAAGTCCTTGCCGGCCAACGCTGGATCCTGCCCAAGCGCACCTCCCTGCTGCGACAGCAACTGGACGCGGCCTATGCGAATGCCTGGCTTGAACCGCCTGTCCCGGTACTGGAAGTCGATTTCGTGTCGGCCGGCGCGCTGAAACTGGTGGCCAAGGGGGACAGCCTGACCGTGGTCCCTGCCACCTTGCTGGAAGACGCCACTGGCGTGGTCGCTCTGCCCACCGCGGCGAAACTGCCCCTGCGGCGTGAAGTGGCGTTGGTGACGCGCCGCAGCGCCGTCTGGTCGCCGCAGATGAAGGCCTTGCGCGCATCCCTGCAACGGGCGAACACCGACGCCACCACGAATCAAAAAGACGCATGA
- a CDS encoding aldolase/citrate lyase family protein yields METPVNPFKAAIAAGQPQIGLWLGLGSPYTAELCAAAGFDWLLIDGEHGPNDTLTLLSQLQATAAYPASHPIARVPMGHGEIGEMLIKQYLDLGAQTLLVPMVDTAEQAARIVRAARYPQDDGKGGVRGMAGARASAWGRRGNYFKEANAQVCVLVQVETRDGLANLDAIAATPGVDGVFIGPADLSASMGHVGNPDHPDVQAAITDGIKRILAAGKAPGILTASETLARQYLELGCTFVAVGLDTSLLVQATSALAGKFKGTRAVKPGTVY; encoded by the coding sequence ATGGAAACCCCGGTCAACCCCTTCAAAGCCGCCATCGCCGCCGGCCAACCCCAGATCGGACTCTGGCTGGGCCTGGGCAGCCCTTATACCGCCGAGCTCTGCGCCGCGGCGGGTTTCGATTGGCTGCTGATCGACGGCGAACACGGTCCCAATGACACCTTGACGTTGTTATCCCAATTGCAGGCCACGGCGGCATATCCCGCCAGCCATCCAATCGCCCGCGTCCCCATGGGCCATGGCGAGATCGGTGAAATGCTGATCAAACAGTATCTGGACCTTGGCGCGCAGACCCTGCTGGTGCCCATGGTCGACACCGCGGAACAGGCCGCGCGCATCGTTCGCGCCGCGCGCTACCCGCAGGACGATGGCAAGGGCGGCGTACGCGGAATGGCGGGCGCGCGCGCCTCCGCCTGGGGCCGCCGCGGCAACTATTTCAAGGAGGCGAATGCCCAGGTCTGCGTGCTGGTCCAGGTGGAAACACGCGATGGACTGGCCAACCTGGACGCTATCGCCGCCACGCCGGGCGTCGATGGCGTCTTTATCGGCCCGGCTGACCTGTCGGCATCGATGGGCCATGTCGGCAACCCCGATCACCCGGACGTGCAGGCAGCCATTACCGACGGCATCAAGCGCATCCTGGCCGCCGGCAAGGCGCCGGGGATACTGACCGCCAGCGAGACCTTGGCCCGCCAGTACCTGGAATTGGGCTGCACCTTCGTCGCCGTCGGCCTGGACACCAGCTTGCTGGTCCAGGCAACGTCAGCGCTTGCCGGGAAGTTCAAAGGCACACGAGCCGTAAAGCCCGGCACCGTCTACTAA
- a CDS encoding amino acid ABC transporter permease, protein MYNWQFHIIADYWPVFLRGAIVTLEITLAATILGLVIGLPAGIARMSRSPYVRMPVSVYVEFFRATPALVQIVWIYYCFPILFGFQLEAKTALIVALGIHSGAYIAEIVRAGVNAVDKGQFMAARSIGMPHLMALRRIILPQALQKMIPPFINEFANLMKLSTLGAIIAVYELLQESNNLIATTYRPLETYTFLALVFFAITFPWIWISRRLEHRLQRHA, encoded by the coding sequence ATGTACAACTGGCAGTTTCACATCATTGCCGACTACTGGCCGGTGTTCCTGCGCGGCGCCATCGTCACGCTGGAAATCACCCTGGCCGCCACGATATTGGGCCTGGTAATCGGCCTGCCCGCGGGGATCGCACGCATGTCGCGCTCGCCCTACGTCCGCATGCCGGTATCCGTGTACGTGGAGTTTTTCCGCGCGACGCCGGCCCTGGTGCAGATCGTCTGGATCTACTACTGCTTTCCGATTCTTTTCGGCTTTCAGCTTGAGGCCAAGACCGCGCTGATCGTGGCGCTGGGTATCCATTCCGGCGCGTATATCGCCGAGATCGTGCGGGCCGGCGTCAATGCGGTGGACAAAGGCCAGTTCATGGCGGCGCGCTCCATCGGCATGCCGCATCTGATGGCCCTGCGCCGCATCATTCTGCCGCAGGCCCTGCAGAAGATGATTCCGCCTTTCATCAACGAGTTCGCCAACTTGATGAAGCTGTCCACCTTGGGCGCGATCATCGCGGTCTATGAACTGCTGCAGGAATCGAACAACCTGATCGCCACGACGTACCGGCCGCTGGAAACCTATACCTTCCTGGCGCTGGTGTTCTTCGCCATCACCTTCCCGTGGATCTGGATCTCGCGGCGCCTGGAACATCGTCTGCAGCGGCACGCCTGA
- a CDS encoding arginase family protein codes for MPHYPTWDQILAGKHWRTTHFPRIREDMPTFLGVPYAIREEDIQGADVVIIGSPFAAGWGKKYSGVDKAEWLAATTRVRQQSIRYRGGYVQDMDIDIFEHLKVVDYGDVDIPIEASYEGTVERILEAQDAVEKRVKQALNAGAVPVVIGQNSPCASYAVGRPIAQHVKGPVGMVSLDTHWDAFPYDWATKNDHIAGSTNWKDKLLRDCPEYAIKNLVEIGERGMLEEASIVRRFLREGCCFMPMWKIRTELGIEGVVKNLDQAYQGTDAVYAHFDMDVLGGAGPTEGDLLGELAEPMGMTDYEAIRIAYEVGRKGCAGLSFLCIPPGSAIMYRVIVYALTYFMAGMAKRKQEEGKL; via the coding sequence ATGCCGCACTATCCTACCTGGGACCAGATATTGGCCGGGAAACACTGGCGCACCACGCACTTCCCGCGCATCCGCGAGGACATGCCCACTTTCCTGGGCGTTCCGTATGCGATACGCGAAGAGGATATCCAGGGCGCGGACGTCGTAATCATCGGTTCGCCGTTCGCGGCGGGCTGGGGCAAGAAATACAGTGGCGTCGACAAGGCCGAGTGGCTGGCCGCGACGACGCGCGTACGGCAGCAATCCATCCGCTACCGTGGCGGCTATGTGCAGGATATGGACATCGATATCTTCGAGCATTTGAAGGTGGTCGATTATGGCGATGTCGATATCCCCATCGAAGCCAGCTACGAAGGCACTGTCGAACGTATCCTGGAAGCGCAGGATGCCGTGGAGAAGCGGGTCAAGCAGGCGCTCAACGCCGGCGCGGTTCCCGTGGTGATCGGCCAGAATTCGCCTTGCGCGTCCTATGCCGTGGGTCGTCCCATCGCTCAGCATGTGAAGGGTCCCGTCGGCATGGTCAGCCTGGACACGCATTGGGACGCCTTCCCCTATGACTGGGCCACGAAGAACGACCACATCGCGGGTTCGACCAACTGGAAGGACAAGCTGCTGCGCGACTGCCCGGAATACGCCATCAAGAATCTGGTGGAGATCGGCGAGCGGGGCATGCTGGAAGAAGCCAGCATCGTGCGGCGTTTCCTGCGCGAAGGCTGCTGCTTCATGCCCATGTGGAAGATACGCACGGAACTGGGCATCGAAGGCGTCGTCAAGAATCTCGACCAGGCCTATCAGGGCACCGACGCCGTCTATGCGCACTTCGACATGGACGTGCTGGGCGGCGCGGGTCCGACCGAAGGCGACCTGCTGGGCGAATTGGCCGAGCCCATGGGCATGACCGACTATGAGGCCATCCGCATCGCCTACGAAGTGGGCCGCAAGGGCTGCGCGGGCCTGTCCTTCCTGTGCATTCCGCCGGGCTCCGCCATCATGTACCGGGTCATCGTCTATGCCTTGACCTATTTCATGGCCGGCATGGCAAAACGCAAGCAGGAAGAGGGCAAGCTCTGA
- a CDS encoding ABC transporter substrate-binding protein, translating to MKKRIFSLAAWGAAAVLGLAALAPAHAAGELEQITKRGELRIGYVPSPPGTAKDPVSGELTGFYVEAAKAVAEQMGVKPVFIETTWGNFVAGLQANQFDMSIAATFATVKRAMVVDFSKPLLYLGSVAVVRKDDTRFKTVQDMNDPAIKIAVVQGTAAEDWVRRTIPKAKLVSLGGGNLTAGFMEVAAGRADASFEDGFTAGRFVAQQPSTKVLFAEKPVFFLPVAWTVKKGNSELQSVLDIGLDNLLISGQWDAMVGKYLDGGRFVDQPNLREFPAKSAVTVK from the coding sequence ATGAAAAAGCGCATCTTTTCGCTGGCCGCCTGGGGCGCTGCCGCCGTCCTCGGCCTGGCCGCCCTGGCTCCCGCCCACGCCGCGGGCGAGCTGGAACAGATCACCAAGCGCGGTGAACTGCGTATCGGCTACGTACCGTCGCCGCCGGGAACCGCCAAGGACCCCGTGTCGGGTGAGCTCACCGGTTTCTACGTCGAGGCCGCCAAGGCCGTCGCCGAGCAGATGGGCGTGAAGCCCGTCTTCATCGAAACGACGTGGGGCAACTTCGTTGCCGGCTTGCAGGCCAATCAATTCGACATGTCCATCGCGGCCACCTTCGCCACGGTCAAGCGCGCGATGGTGGTGGATTTCTCCAAGCCGTTGCTCTACCTGGGCAGCGTGGCGGTGGTGCGCAAGGATGATACGCGCTTCAAGACGGTGCAGGACATGAACGACCCCGCCATCAAGATCGCCGTGGTGCAGGGGACCGCCGCCGAAGACTGGGTGCGCCGCACGATACCGAAGGCAAAACTGGTTTCCCTGGGGGGCGGCAACCTGACCGCCGGTTTCATGGAAGTCGCAGCCGGCCGCGCCGACGCCAGCTTCGAGGACGGCTTCACCGCCGGGCGCTTCGTCGCGCAGCAGCCGTCCACCAAGGTCTTGTTCGCCGAAAAGCCGGTGTTCTTCCTGCCCGTGGCCTGGACCGTGAAGAAGGGCAATAGCGAGTTGCAGTCGGTGCTCGACATCGGTCTGGACAATCTGCTGATCTCCGGCCAGTGGGATGCCATGGTCGGCAAGTATCTGGATGGCGGCCGCTTCGTCGACCAGCCCAATCTGCGTGAGTTCCCGGCCAAGTCCGCCGTCACCGTCAAGTAA
- a CDS encoding MFS transporter — translation MQNKDQTLAKDAGVKHASILPYIVAATFFMEYLDTTVIATALPQMAKSFSVGPNEVSLGMTAYMLTLAVFIPISGWIADRFGSRTVFAAALVIFTLASVLCGSSSSLGFFTFARILQGIGGAMMVPVGRMIVVRNTENAKLMKAIATITWPGIIAPVIGPSVGGFITTYASWHWVFLMNIPFGIAAFAAVCAYVPNQYGEKKRRLDIPGFLLSGAALICLLYGTELASHEGTPVIHALAFMLAGVILGVAAVRYLKRVQDPLLDISALRVPTYSVTVLWGAATRIGIEAVPYLCPLLFQIGYGYSPFQSGLLLLATAVGNIGMKLFTTHLFRRYGFRTVALVNVCIASVLMLTLGLLDISTPLFILIVVLFGYGLARSLQFSLLATLAYADVPPAQKGPASTLWSVAQQMTIGMGIAFGALCLRVADAIHQPAAGAGLAHFDLADFRWAFAAAALLTLASIVGYLRLARDAGSAIGGGSLRPRVRA, via the coding sequence GATGCGGGCGTGAAGCACGCCAGTATTCTTCCGTATATCGTCGCGGCGACTTTCTTCATGGAATATCTGGACACGACGGTCATCGCGACCGCCTTGCCGCAGATGGCCAAGTCGTTTTCCGTCGGTCCGAATGAAGTCAGTCTGGGCATGACGGCGTATATGCTGACGCTCGCGGTCTTCATCCCGATCAGCGGCTGGATCGCGGATCGCTTCGGCTCGCGCACGGTCTTCGCCGCCGCGCTGGTCATATTCACCCTTGCGTCGGTGCTTTGCGGGTCTTCCTCCAGCCTGGGCTTCTTTACCTTCGCCCGTATTCTGCAAGGGATAGGCGGCGCGATGATGGTGCCGGTCGGACGCATGATCGTCGTCCGCAATACCGAGAACGCCAAATTGATGAAAGCCATCGCCACGATCACCTGGCCCGGCATCATCGCGCCCGTCATCGGGCCGTCGGTCGGCGGCTTCATCACCACCTACGCGTCGTGGCATTGGGTGTTCCTGATGAACATTCCGTTCGGGATCGCGGCTTTCGCGGCCGTCTGCGCCTACGTGCCCAATCAATATGGCGAAAAGAAACGGCGCCTCGATATCCCCGGCTTCCTGCTCAGCGGCGCGGCACTCATCTGCCTGCTATACGGCACGGAGCTCGCCAGCCACGAAGGGACGCCCGTGATCCATGCACTGGCGTTCATGCTTGCTGGCGTAATTCTGGGCGTCGCCGCCGTCCGGTACTTGAAGCGTGTGCAGGATCCGCTGCTGGATATCTCGGCATTGCGAGTGCCGACCTATTCGGTCACCGTGCTGTGGGGGGCCGCGACGCGCATCGGTATCGAAGCCGTGCCTTACCTTTGCCCCTTGCTGTTCCAGATCGGTTACGGCTATTCGCCGTTCCAGTCGGGCCTGCTTTTGCTGGCCACCGCCGTCGGCAATATCGGCATGAAGCTGTTCACGACACATCTGTTCAGACGCTACGGTTTCCGCACCGTGGCGCTGGTGAATGTCTGCATCGCCAGCGTACTCATGCTGACCCTCGGCTTGCTCGATATTTCGACGCCACTCTTCATCCTGATCGTGGTCCTGTTCGGCTACGGCCTGGCGCGTTCCTTGCAGTTTTCCTTGTTGGCGACCCTGGCCTATGCCGATGTGCCGCCCGCCCAGAAAGGCCCTGCCAGCACGCTCTGGAGCGTGGCACAGCAGATGACCATCGGCATGGGTATCGCCTTCGGCGCGCTTTGCCTGCGGGTCGCCGACGCCATCCATCAGCCGGCGGCCGGCGCCGGCCTGGCGCATTTCGATCTGGCGGACTTCAGGTGGGCCTTCGCCGCGGCGGCATTGCTGACCCTGGCTTCCATCGTCGGCTACCTGCGCCTGGCGCGGGACGCGGGCAGCGCCATCGGGGGCGGCTCGCTGCGCCCCCGTGTCCGCGCCTGA
- a CDS encoding M20 family metallo-hydrolase, with amino-acid sequence MVQIDTDRVLATLRRLAQFGAKGKGVCRPAFSAEDLASRRWLADQMREAGLDTSIDAVGNVYGRSPGVKHALLVGSHSDSVPTGGWLDGSMGVVFGIEAARALREQMPAAPVGIDVISFADEEGRYLSCLGSRAFCGELEEAQWDTLAYEGCTLRQAALAAGLPASGLARLDPQRHLAYLEAHIEQGPRLDRAGLDIGVVSGIAGMHRYIVTFTGRADHAGTTPMEMRHDAGMAAFEFAIDCEQRFKAASATDSVWNFGAVQFTPGVANVVPKVAELTVELRDISAPVMERMSAALTALVAERDGARQVAVSLRQQGALPPAVMDARLCQALDHAAAERQGKAMTMPSGAIHDAMVLARHIPTGMMFVPSIDGRSHTPVEDTADHHLVLGAQVFFDGLQDVARTLQATAG; translated from the coding sequence ATGGTGCAGATCGATACCGATCGGGTCCTGGCCACGCTGCGCCGTCTGGCGCAGTTCGGCGCCAAGGGCAAGGGGGTCTGCCGGCCCGCGTTCTCGGCCGAGGATCTGGCCAGCCGCCGGTGGCTGGCGGACCAGATGCGCGAGGCTGGACTCGATACCAGTATCGACGCGGTCGGCAACGTGTACGGCCGTTCGCCTGGCGTCAAGCATGCCCTGCTGGTGGGTTCCCATTCGGACAGCGTGCCCACGGGCGGCTGGCTGGATGGGTCCATGGGCGTGGTCTTCGGCATCGAGGCCGCGCGGGCCTTGCGGGAACAGATGCCCGCGGCGCCCGTCGGCATCGACGTCATTTCCTTCGCGGACGAGGAAGGCCGTTATCTAAGCTGCCTGGGCAGCCGCGCGTTCTGCGGTGAACTTGAAGAGGCGCAGTGGGACACGCTGGCCTATGAGGGCTGCACGCTACGGCAGGCCGCGCTGGCTGCCGGCCTGCCGGCCAGCGGACTGGCGCGCCTGGACCCGCAGCGTCACCTTGCCTACCTGGAAGCGCACATCGAACAGGGGCCCAGGCTGGATCGGGCCGGCCTGGATATCGGCGTGGTCAGTGGCATCGCAGGCATGCATCGCTACATCGTCACCTTCACCGGGCGGGCCGACCACGCCGGTACCACCCCGATGGAGATGCGCCATGACGCGGGCATGGCTGCCTTCGAGTTCGCCATCGACTGTGAGCAGCGCTTCAAGGCGGCCAGCGCCACCGACAGCGTGTGGAATTTCGGCGCGGTGCAGTTCACGCCTGGCGTGGCCAACGTGGTCCCGAAGGTGGCCGAGCTGACGGTGGAGCTGCGCGACATCTCCGCGCCGGTCATGGAACGCATGAGCGCGGCGCTGACCGCGCTGGTCGCCGAGCGTGACGGCGCCAGGCAGGTTGCGGTCAGCTTGCGGCAGCAGGGGGCTTTGCCGCCGGCCGTGATGGATGCGCGGCTATGCCAGGCGCTCGACCATGCGGCGGCAGAACGGCAGGGCAAGGCGATGACCATGCCCAGCGGCGCCATCCACGATGCCATGGTGCTGGCGCGTCATATACCCACGGGGATGATGTTCGTGCCCAGCATCGATGGCCGCAGCCACACGCCGGTGGAGGATACCGCTGACCACCACCTGGTGCTGGGCGCCCAGGTCTTTTTTGATGGCTTGCAGGACGTGGCGCGCACGCTGCAGGCGACGGCGGGGTAG
- a CDS encoding amino acid ABC transporter ATP-binding protein, translating to MLNIESLSKSYGSLEVLKDINLRVEPGDVVAIIGPSGSGKSTLLKCINFLESYDQGAVHFDGHLVGYTDRAGKREPASERSVNQLRSQMGMVFQNFNLFPHMTILQNVIEGPTQVLGVPRDEAIQHAEALLARVGLSDKRDVKPTRLSGGQQQRAAIARALAMKPRLMLFDEPTSALDPELVGEVLSAMRQLAQEGMTMVIVTHEMGFARDVADRVVFMEGGYIVEEGPPDQVFSSPSNARTREFLSRVLN from the coding sequence ATGCTCAATATCGAGAGTCTGAGCAAGTCCTATGGCAGCCTGGAAGTGCTGAAGGACATCAACCTGCGTGTCGAGCCGGGCGACGTCGTTGCCATCATCGGTCCCAGCGGATCGGGCAAGAGCACGCTATTGAAGTGCATCAATTTTCTGGAGAGCTACGACCAGGGCGCCGTGCATTTCGACGGCCACCTGGTGGGCTACACCGACCGCGCCGGCAAGCGCGAGCCCGCGAGCGAGCGCAGCGTCAACCAGTTGCGCTCGCAGATGGGAATGGTGTTCCAGAACTTCAATCTCTTCCCGCACATGACCATCCTGCAAAACGTCATCGAGGGGCCCACGCAAGTATTGGGCGTGCCGCGCGACGAAGCGATCCAGCACGCCGAGGCCTTGCTGGCGCGGGTCGGCCTGTCGGACAAGCGGGACGTCAAGCCGACGCGCTTGTCGGGCGGGCAGCAGCAGCGCGCCGCGATCGCCCGCGCGCTGGCCATGAAGCCTCGCCTGATGCTGTTCGATGAGCCGACCTCGGCGCTGGACCCCGAACTCGTGGGCGAAGTGCTGTCCGCGATGCGGCAGCTGGCCCAGGAAGGCATGACCATGGTCATCGTGACCCACGAGATGGGTTTCGCGCGCGATGTCGCCGACCGCGTGGTCTTCATGGAGGGCGGCTACATCGTCGAAGAAGGGCCGCCCGACCAGGTTTTCTCCTCGCCCAGCAATGCTCGAACCCGGGAATTTCTCTCCCGCGTCTTGAACTGA
- a CDS encoding chloride channel protein: protein MKIPRFFRTRADTTRSPATESAALGYLRGLLVAALMGALGALAAQAFRSSLEQTTHWLFGSDRDISQIFATLPWYVRVGCPTLGAAIAALILVQALRRERAQGTVSEYLETIDGKTDRIPVLPSLLRCVSSFFSIVSGGSIGKEGAMVQLSATAASWLCHPFRALPGAQGGMSVLRGEDFRLAVALAATGGLAAVYHTPLAAAIFIAEIAYGGLELRRVGFLFTAAAAATWVVSVLGQFTPLYALPPFVFDVTGPAMLAVILVGVAAGASGALFLRVVRLARAGFARLHDSLVVRMTTGGLIVGLITLWAPDVTGNGFAPIVALLERPADAGQALSSSLLILLALKILATAATVGAGAIGGLFTPSLMIGALAGSACAPLVAQWLGVSDSAVLLGVAGMAAGLAATTQAPLMSTLMVFEMTRESSFVFPLMVATVVAYATSMALGDNGAYSVTARHRARSERRGRLADATAAAVMRPLASPVEASTSLRAAMEVGLAGKNRFVFVIDDDAHFRGAVWLQDIVARVNAGEAEAAIGSSTYVKDLPVVYADQRLFDIWQTVVESPAERTPVLSDPQSRRLVGALNKSELLKQARQLFA, encoded by the coding sequence ATGAAGATCCCCCGCTTCTTCCGCACCCGCGCCGACACGACGCGTTCGCCAGCGACCGAAAGCGCGGCACTCGGCTACCTGCGCGGCCTGCTCGTGGCCGCGCTGATGGGCGCGCTGGGTGCCCTGGCGGCACAGGCCTTCCGATCCAGCCTGGAACAGACCACCCACTGGCTATTCGGCAGCGACCGCGACATTTCGCAGATCTTCGCCACCCTGCCCTGGTATGTCCGCGTCGGCTGCCCGACCCTGGGCGCCGCCATCGCCGCCCTGATCCTGGTCCAGGCCTTGCGCCGTGAACGTGCGCAGGGCACGGTGTCCGAATACCTGGAGACCATAGACGGCAAGACCGATCGCATTCCCGTCCTGCCATCGCTGCTGCGTTGCGTGTCCTCGTTCTTCTCCATCGTGTCGGGCGGCTCCATCGGCAAGGAAGGCGCGATGGTGCAGCTCTCGGCCACCGCGGCGTCCTGGCTGTGCCATCCCTTCCGCGCACTGCCAGGCGCGCAGGGCGGCATGTCCGTGCTGCGGGGCGAGGACTTTCGCCTGGCAGTGGCCTTGGCAGCCACGGGGGGCCTGGCCGCGGTCTATCACACGCCACTGGCGGCCGCGATCTTCATTGCCGAGATTGCCTACGGCGGCCTGGAATTGCGGCGCGTGGGCTTCCTCTTTACCGCCGCCGCGGCGGCCACCTGGGTGGTCAGCGTGTTGGGTCAGTTCACTCCCCTCTACGCTCTGCCGCCCTTCGTCTTCGACGTCACGGGCCCGGCCATGCTGGCCGTGATTCTGGTAGGCGTGGCGGCCGGTGCGTCGGGCGCCCTCTTCCTGCGCGTCGTTCGACTGGCGCGCGCGGGCTTCGCACGCCTGCACGACTCCCTCGTGGTCCGCATGACGACCGGGGGCTTGATCGTCGGCCTGATCACGCTGTGGGCGCCGGACGTCACGGGCAATGGCTTCGCGCCCATCGTTGCGCTATTGGAAAGGCCGGCCGACGCGGGGCAGGCCCTGTCCTCTTCCTTGCTGATCCTGCTGGCGCTGAAGATTCTCGCCACCGCGGCGACCGTGGGCGCCGGCGCCATCGGTGGCTTGTTCACGCCGTCGCTGATGATAGGCGCGCTGGCGGGATCGGCCTGCGCGCCGCTGGTCGCGCAGTGGCTGGGGGTGTCGGACAGCGCGGTGCTGTTGGGCGTGGCGGGCATGGCCGCCGGCCTGGCGGCAACGACCCAGGCGCCGCTCATGTCCACGCTGATGGTTTTCGAGATGACACGGGAATCGTCCTTCGTGTTCCCCTTGATGGTGGCCACCGTGGTGGCCTACGCCACGTCCATGGCTTTGGGCGACAACGGCGCGTATTCCGTCACCGCGCGCCATCGCGCCCGGTCCGAGCGGCGCGGCCGGCTGGCCGACGCCACCGCGGCGGCGGTCATGCGGCCGCTGGCGAGCCCGGTCGAGGCGAGCACGTCCTTGCGCGCGGCCATGGAAGTCGGCCTGGCCGGCAAGAACCGCTTCGTCTTCGTCATCGACGACGATGCGCATTTCCGCGGCGCGGTGTGGCTGCAGGACATCGTGGCCCGCGTGAACGCCGGCGAGGCGGAGGCAGCCATCGGCTCGTCCACGTATGTGAAGGATCTACCCGTCGTCTACGCTGACCAGCGGCTGTTCGACATCTGGCAGACCGTGGTGGAATCGCCGGCCGAACGCACGCCGGTGCTATCCGATCCGCAATCGCGCCGGCTGGTAGGCGCACTCAACAAAAGCGAACTCTTGAAGCAGGCCCGCCAGCTGTTCGCGTGA
- a CDS encoding cupin domain-containing protein produces the protein MTDLRTPAPDAAALELGTRLKHARLARKMTLKDCALKADCSESQVSKVERGLVAPSLAMLHRLAAALDTNVSYLIGERPASGPVLRQGSRLVSQFVHGQGGIQLERLDNAERGSLLQAHIHIIPPGARSDGQIEHLGEEVGIVLEGTVLLTLGDTQYTLQAGDAFHFPSQVPHGYENAGPEAARIYWVNTPATF, from the coding sequence ATGACCGACCTTCGAACCCCCGCCCCCGACGCTGCCGCACTGGAGCTTGGCACCCGTCTCAAGCACGCCCGTCTGGCGCGCAAGATGACGCTCAAGGACTGTGCCCTCAAGGCGGATTGCTCGGAGAGCCAGGTGTCCAAGGTTGAGCGCGGCCTGGTGGCGCCGTCGCTGGCCATGCTGCACCGCCTGGCGGCCGCGCTGGACACCAATGTGTCCTATCTGATCGGTGAGCGCCCGGCTTCCGGGCCGGTGCTGCGCCAGGGCAGCCGTCTGGTCTCGCAGTTCGTCCACGGCCAGGGCGGCATACAGCTGGAGCGCCTGGATAACGCCGAGCGCGGGTCGCTGTTGCAGGCGCATATCCACATCATTCCGCCAGGCGCGCGCAGCGACGGGCAGATCGAACACTTGGGCGAGGAAGTCGGCATCGTGCTTGAAGGCACGGTCCTGCTGACGCTGGGTGACACGCAATACACCCTGCAGGCCGGAGACGCTTTCCATTTTCCGAGCCAGGTACCACACGGTTATGAAAACGCCGGGCCGGAGGCAGCCCGTATCTATTGGGTGAACACACCCGCCACGTTCTAA